One Megalopta genalis isolate 19385.01 chromosome 5, iyMegGena1_principal, whole genome shotgun sequence DNA window includes the following coding sequences:
- the lap gene encoding phosphatidylinositol-binding clathrin assembly protein lap isoform X20: MAGQTINDRLLAARHSIAGQGLAKSVCKATTEEMIGPKKKHLDYLLHCTNEPNVSIPQLANLLIERSQNTNWTVVFKALITVHHMLCYGNERFTQYLASSNSTFQLSNFLDKSGVQAGARTGYDMSPFIRRYAKYLNEKALSYRTVAFDFCKMKRGKEVGTLRTMNAEKLLKTLPVLQSQLDALLEFDCTANDLTNGVINMAFMLLFRDLIRLFACYNDGIINLLEKYFDMNKKQCREALDLYKKFLIRMDRVGEFLKVAENVGIDKGDIPDLTKAPSSLLDALEQHLASLEGKKGSAANTPTQSASPHPAPYHSPSSNRTNVKSGVSALSSTSTAFGTAASNNRLDHTGNGHIDEALRQQALAEEEAAMNQYKAKVQSPPGGPSTNPFLSSPTNNADQPIVDLFGAPTTAANNEAQKASDDLLQLAGNPFADMFGAPQTAPAQAAQPQNNMWMTNGNGFAAVPPANNNFVTDNSFSSVFGNQDSQSAGQQPNAASTGKVLTGDLDSSLASLAQNLTINKSAQQQVKGMQWNSPKNAAKTGGQVGWTPQPMAATTGAGYRPMGQGMTQLPPTALAFPNHNAALGMQVVSTMVAPCRRPAMPVMPGSPGGIMVAGGAAPMMMPNANPMMGANLQQQPQLQQQQPQTAAQPPQNNAVQLDPFGGL, encoded by the exons ATGGCGGGACAGACGATAAACGACAGGCTGCTGGCAGCGAGACACAGCATCGCCGGGCAGGGCCTAGCGAAATCCGTCTGCAAAGCTACCACCGAGGAGATGATAGGCCCTAAGAAGAAACATCTTGACT ATTTACTTCACTGCACGAACGAACCGAATGTGTCGATACCGCAGCTGGCGAACCTCTTGATCGAACGATCGCAGAACACAAATTGGACGGTGGTTTTCAAGGCTCTAATCACGGTGCACCATATGCTCTGTTACGGCAACGAG AGGTTTACACAGTACCTGGCATCCAGCAACAGCACGTTTCAGCTCAGTAATTTTCTCGATAAGAGCGGCGTGCAAG CAGGAGCACGCACCG GCTATGATATGTCACCATTTATCAGGCGATACGCGAAGTACCTCAACGAGAAGGCCCTCTCCTATAGGACCGTGGCGTTCGACTTTTGTAAAATGAAAAGGGG GAAGGAGGTGGGCACGCTGCGCACAATGAACGCTGAGAAATTGTTGAAGACCCTGCCAGTGTTGCAATCGCAGCTAGACGCGTTATTGGAGTTTGATTGTACAGCAAACGATCTCACGAACGGAGTCATCAACATGGCTTTCATGCTTCTTTTTCGGGACTTGATCCGACTATTCGCCTGCTACAACGATGGCATTATTAATCTGTTAG AAAAGTATTTTGATATGAATAAAAAACAATGCCGGGAGGCTCTAGACTTGTACAAGAAATTTCTTATAAGAATGGATCGGGTCGGTGAATTTTTGAAAGTAGCCGAG AACGTCGGAATCGATAAAGGAGACATACCTGATCTAACAAAG GCCCCAAGTAGTTTACTGGACGCATTGGAACAGCATCTTGCCTCCCTGGAAGGGAAGAAGGGCTCTGCGGCCAATACGCCCACGCAATCCGCAAG CCCACACCCCGCCCCCTATCATTCTCCAAGCAGCAATAGAACGAATGTAAAGTCGGGAGTGTCCGCCCTGTCTTCCACCAGTACTGCGTTTGGAACAGCAGCCAGTAATAATCGTCTCGACCACACTGGAAATGGACACATCGACGAAGCGCTCAGGCAACAGGCCCTCGCCGAAGAAGAGGCCGCGATGAACCAGTACAAG GCGAAGGTACAATCTCCACCAGGTGGACCCAGCACAAACCCATTCCTCAGTTCACCTACGAACAATGCCGATCAGCCGATCGTGGATTTATTTGGCGCACCAACAACAGCAGCGAACAATGAAGCTCAG AAAGCATCGGACGATCTGCTTCAACTGGCAGGAAATCCGTTCGCGGATATGTTTGGTGCACCGCAGACTGCACCTGCCCAAGCCGCGCAGCCACAGAACAACATGTGGATGACTAATGGTAACG GTTTCGCGGCAGTACCACCGGCAAATAATAACTTTGTTACAGATAATAGCTTCTCCTCCGTATTCGGTAATCAAGACTCTCAGTCTG CCGGGCAGCAGCCTAACGCGGCGTCCACGGGCAAAGTCCTGACCGGAGATCTGGACAGCAGTCTAGCTAGCCTTGCCCAGAATTTGACTATCAACAAGAGCGCGCAGCAACAGGTCAA GGGAATGCAGTGGAATTCACCTAAGAATGCTGCGAAGACTGGTGGTCAAGTCGGATGGACACCTCAGCCTATGGCAGCGACCACAGGCGCTGGTTATCGTCCAATG GGTCAAGGAATGACGCAGCTTCCTCCAACTGCCCTGGCCTTCCCTAATCACAACGCAGCGTTG GGAATGCAAGTTGTCTCAACAATGGTCGCGCCCTGCAGGAGGCCAGCAATGCCAGTAATGCCTGGCAGTCCCGGTGGCATAATGGTTGCAGGAGGAGCCGCGCCAATGATGATGCCCAATGCGAATCCCATGATGGGTGCTAACCTTCAGCAGCAACCACAACTGCAACAGCAACAACCACAGACAGCTGCGCAACCACCGCAAAATAACGCGGTCCAACTCGATCCATTCGGTGGTCTGTGA
- the lap gene encoding phosphatidylinositol-binding clathrin assembly protein lap isoform X19, with the protein MAGQTINDRLLAARHSIAGQGLAKSVCKATTEEMIGPKKKHLDYLLHCTNEPNVSIPQLANLLIERSQNTNWTVVFKALITVHHMLCYGNERFTQYLASSNSTFQLSNFLDKSGVQAGARTGYDMSPFIRRYAKYLNEKALSYRTVAFDFCKMKRGKEVGTLRTMNAEKLLKTLPVLQSQLDALLEFDCTANDLTNGVINMAFMLLFRDLIRLFACYNDGIINLLEKYFDMNKKQCREALDLYKKFLIRMDRVGEFLKVAENVGIDKGDIPDLTKAPSSLLDALEQHLASLEGKKGSAANTPTQSASPHPAPYHSPSSNRTNVKSGVSALSSTSTAFGTAASNNRLDHTGNGHIDEALRQQALAEEEAAMNQYKAKVQSPPGGPSTNPFLSSPTNNADQPIVDLFGAPTTAANNEAQKASDDLLQLAGNPFADMFGAPQTAPAQAAQPQNNMWMTNGNGFAAVPPANNNFVTDNSFSSVFGNQDSQSAAGQQPNAASTGKVLTGDLDSSLASLAQNLTINKSAQQQVKGMQWNSPKNAAKTGGQVGWTPQPMAATTGAGYRPMGQGMTQLPPTALAFPNHNAALGMQVVSTMVAPCRRPAMPVMPGSPGGIMVAGGAAPMMMPNANPMMGANLQQQPQLQQQQPQTAAQPPQNNAVQLDPFGGL; encoded by the exons ATGGCGGGACAGACGATAAACGACAGGCTGCTGGCAGCGAGACACAGCATCGCCGGGCAGGGCCTAGCGAAATCCGTCTGCAAAGCTACCACCGAGGAGATGATAGGCCCTAAGAAGAAACATCTTGACT ATTTACTTCACTGCACGAACGAACCGAATGTGTCGATACCGCAGCTGGCGAACCTCTTGATCGAACGATCGCAGAACACAAATTGGACGGTGGTTTTCAAGGCTCTAATCACGGTGCACCATATGCTCTGTTACGGCAACGAG AGGTTTACACAGTACCTGGCATCCAGCAACAGCACGTTTCAGCTCAGTAATTTTCTCGATAAGAGCGGCGTGCAAG CAGGAGCACGCACCG GCTATGATATGTCACCATTTATCAGGCGATACGCGAAGTACCTCAACGAGAAGGCCCTCTCCTATAGGACCGTGGCGTTCGACTTTTGTAAAATGAAAAGGGG GAAGGAGGTGGGCACGCTGCGCACAATGAACGCTGAGAAATTGTTGAAGACCCTGCCAGTGTTGCAATCGCAGCTAGACGCGTTATTGGAGTTTGATTGTACAGCAAACGATCTCACGAACGGAGTCATCAACATGGCTTTCATGCTTCTTTTTCGGGACTTGATCCGACTATTCGCCTGCTACAACGATGGCATTATTAATCTGTTAG AAAAGTATTTTGATATGAATAAAAAACAATGCCGGGAGGCTCTAGACTTGTACAAGAAATTTCTTATAAGAATGGATCGGGTCGGTGAATTTTTGAAAGTAGCCGAG AACGTCGGAATCGATAAAGGAGACATACCTGATCTAACAAAG GCCCCAAGTAGTTTACTGGACGCATTGGAACAGCATCTTGCCTCCCTGGAAGGGAAGAAGGGCTCTGCGGCCAATACGCCCACGCAATCCGCAAG CCCACACCCCGCCCCCTATCATTCTCCAAGCAGCAATAGAACGAATGTAAAGTCGGGAGTGTCCGCCCTGTCTTCCACCAGTACTGCGTTTGGAACAGCAGCCAGTAATAATCGTCTCGACCACACTGGAAATGGACACATCGACGAAGCGCTCAGGCAACAGGCCCTCGCCGAAGAAGAGGCCGCGATGAACCAGTACAAG GCGAAGGTACAATCTCCACCAGGTGGACCCAGCACAAACCCATTCCTCAGTTCACCTACGAACAATGCCGATCAGCCGATCGTGGATTTATTTGGCGCACCAACAACAGCAGCGAACAATGAAGCTCAG AAAGCATCGGACGATCTGCTTCAACTGGCAGGAAATCCGTTCGCGGATATGTTTGGTGCACCGCAGACTGCACCTGCCCAAGCCGCGCAGCCACAGAACAACATGTGGATGACTAATGGTAACG GTTTCGCGGCAGTACCACCGGCAAATAATAACTTTGTTACAGATAATAGCTTCTCCTCCGTATTCGGTAATCAAGACTCTCAGTCTG CAGCCGGGCAGCAGCCTAACGCGGCGTCCACGGGCAAAGTCCTGACCGGAGATCTGGACAGCAGTCTAGCTAGCCTTGCCCAGAATTTGACTATCAACAAGAGCGCGCAGCAACAGGTCAA GGGAATGCAGTGGAATTCACCTAAGAATGCTGCGAAGACTGGTGGTCAAGTCGGATGGACACCTCAGCCTATGGCAGCGACCACAGGCGCTGGTTATCGTCCAATG GGTCAAGGAATGACGCAGCTTCCTCCAACTGCCCTGGCCTTCCCTAATCACAACGCAGCGTTG GGAATGCAAGTTGTCTCAACAATGGTCGCGCCCTGCAGGAGGCCAGCAATGCCAGTAATGCCTGGCAGTCCCGGTGGCATAATGGTTGCAGGAGGAGCCGCGCCAATGATGATGCCCAATGCGAATCCCATGATGGGTGCTAACCTTCAGCAGCAACCACAACTGCAACAGCAACAACCACAGACAGCTGCGCAACCACCGCAAAATAACGCGGTCCAACTCGATCCATTCGGTGGTCTGTGA
- the lap gene encoding phosphatidylinositol-binding clathrin assembly protein lap isoform X25, whose amino-acid sequence MAGQTINDRLLAARHSIAGQGLAKSVCKATTEEMIGPKKKHLDYLLHCTNEPNVSIPQLANLLIERSQNTNWTVVFKALITVHHMLCYGNERFTQYLASSNSTFQLSNFLDKSGVQAGARTGYDMSPFIRRYAKYLNEKALSYRTVAFDFCKMKRGKEVGTLRTMNAEKLLKTLPVLQSQLDALLEFDCTANDLTNGVINMAFMLLFRDLIRLFACYNDGIINLLEKYFDMNKKQCREALDLYKKFLIRMDRVGEFLKVAENVGIDKGDIPDLTKAPSSLLDALEQHLASLEGKKGSAANTPTQSASPHPAPYHSPSSNRTNVKSGVSALSSTSTAFGTAASNNRLDHTGNGHIDEALRQQALAEEEAAMNQYKAKVQSPPGGPSTNPFLSSPTNNADQPIVDLFGAPTTAANNEAQKASDDLLQLAGNPFADMFGAPQTAPAQAAQPQNNMWMTNDNSFSSVFGNQDSQSAAGQQPNAASTGKVLTGDLDSSLASLAQNLTINKSAQQQVKGMQWNSPKNAAKTGGQVGWTPQPMAATTGAGYRPMGQGMTQLPPTALAFPNHNAALGMQVVSTMVAPCRRPAMPVMPGSPGGIMVAGGAAPMMMPNANPMMGANLQQQPQLQQQQPQTAAQPPQNNAVQLDPFGGL is encoded by the exons ATGGCGGGACAGACGATAAACGACAGGCTGCTGGCAGCGAGACACAGCATCGCCGGGCAGGGCCTAGCGAAATCCGTCTGCAAAGCTACCACCGAGGAGATGATAGGCCCTAAGAAGAAACATCTTGACT ATTTACTTCACTGCACGAACGAACCGAATGTGTCGATACCGCAGCTGGCGAACCTCTTGATCGAACGATCGCAGAACACAAATTGGACGGTGGTTTTCAAGGCTCTAATCACGGTGCACCATATGCTCTGTTACGGCAACGAG AGGTTTACACAGTACCTGGCATCCAGCAACAGCACGTTTCAGCTCAGTAATTTTCTCGATAAGAGCGGCGTGCAAG CAGGAGCACGCACCG GCTATGATATGTCACCATTTATCAGGCGATACGCGAAGTACCTCAACGAGAAGGCCCTCTCCTATAGGACCGTGGCGTTCGACTTTTGTAAAATGAAAAGGGG GAAGGAGGTGGGCACGCTGCGCACAATGAACGCTGAGAAATTGTTGAAGACCCTGCCAGTGTTGCAATCGCAGCTAGACGCGTTATTGGAGTTTGATTGTACAGCAAACGATCTCACGAACGGAGTCATCAACATGGCTTTCATGCTTCTTTTTCGGGACTTGATCCGACTATTCGCCTGCTACAACGATGGCATTATTAATCTGTTAG AAAAGTATTTTGATATGAATAAAAAACAATGCCGGGAGGCTCTAGACTTGTACAAGAAATTTCTTATAAGAATGGATCGGGTCGGTGAATTTTTGAAAGTAGCCGAG AACGTCGGAATCGATAAAGGAGACATACCTGATCTAACAAAG GCCCCAAGTAGTTTACTGGACGCATTGGAACAGCATCTTGCCTCCCTGGAAGGGAAGAAGGGCTCTGCGGCCAATACGCCCACGCAATCCGCAAG CCCACACCCCGCCCCCTATCATTCTCCAAGCAGCAATAGAACGAATGTAAAGTCGGGAGTGTCCGCCCTGTCTTCCACCAGTACTGCGTTTGGAACAGCAGCCAGTAATAATCGTCTCGACCACACTGGAAATGGACACATCGACGAAGCGCTCAGGCAACAGGCCCTCGCCGAAGAAGAGGCCGCGATGAACCAGTACAAG GCGAAGGTACAATCTCCACCAGGTGGACCCAGCACAAACCCATTCCTCAGTTCACCTACGAACAATGCCGATCAGCCGATCGTGGATTTATTTGGCGCACCAACAACAGCAGCGAACAATGAAGCTCAG AAAGCATCGGACGATCTGCTTCAACTGGCAGGAAATCCGTTCGCGGATATGTTTGGTGCACCGCAGACTGCACCTGCCCAAGCCGCGCAGCCACAGAACAACATGTGGATGACTAATG ATAATAGCTTCTCCTCCGTATTCGGTAATCAAGACTCTCAGTCTG CAGCCGGGCAGCAGCCTAACGCGGCGTCCACGGGCAAAGTCCTGACCGGAGATCTGGACAGCAGTCTAGCTAGCCTTGCCCAGAATTTGACTATCAACAAGAGCGCGCAGCAACAGGTCAA GGGAATGCAGTGGAATTCACCTAAGAATGCTGCGAAGACTGGTGGTCAAGTCGGATGGACACCTCAGCCTATGGCAGCGACCACAGGCGCTGGTTATCGTCCAATG GGTCAAGGAATGACGCAGCTTCCTCCAACTGCCCTGGCCTTCCCTAATCACAACGCAGCGTTG GGAATGCAAGTTGTCTCAACAATGGTCGCGCCCTGCAGGAGGCCAGCAATGCCAGTAATGCCTGGCAGTCCCGGTGGCATAATGGTTGCAGGAGGAGCCGCGCCAATGATGATGCCCAATGCGAATCCCATGATGGGTGCTAACCTTCAGCAGCAACCACAACTGCAACAGCAACAACCACAGACAGCTGCGCAACCACCGCAAAATAACGCGGTCCAACTCGATCCATTCGGTGGTCTGTGA
- the lap gene encoding phosphatidylinositol-binding clathrin assembly protein lap isoform X21: MAGQTINDRLLAARHSIAGQGLAKSVCKATTEEMIGPKKKHLDYLLHCTNEPNVSIPQLANLLIERSQNTNWTVVFKALITVHHMLCYGNERFTQYLASSNSTFQLSNFLDKSGVQAGARTGYDMSPFIRRYAKYLNEKALSYRTVAFDFCKMKRGKEVGTLRTMNAEKLLKTLPVLQSQLDALLEFDCTANDLTNGVINMAFMLLFRDLIRLFACYNDGIINLLEKYFDMNKKQCREALDLYKKFLIRMDRVGEFLKVAENVGIDKGDIPDLTKAPSSLLDALEQHLASLEGKKGSAANTPTQSASPHPAPYHSPSSNRTNVKSGVSALSSTSTAFGTAASNNRLDHTGNGHIDEALRQQALAEEEAAMNQYKAKVQSPPGGPSTNPFLSSPTNNADQPIVDLFGAPTTAANNEAQKASDDLLQLAGNPFADMFGAPQTAPAQAAQPQNNMWMTNGFAAVPPANNNFVTDNSFSSVFGNQDSQSAAGQQPNAASTGKVLTGDLDSSLASLAQNLTINKSAQQQVKGMQWNSPKNAAKTGGQVGWTPQPMAATTGAGYRPMGQGMTQLPPTALAFPNHNAALGMQVVSTMVAPCRRPAMPVMPGSPGGIMVAGGAAPMMMPNANPMMGANLQQQPQLQQQQPQTAAQPPQNNAVQLDPFGGL, encoded by the exons ATGGCGGGACAGACGATAAACGACAGGCTGCTGGCAGCGAGACACAGCATCGCCGGGCAGGGCCTAGCGAAATCCGTCTGCAAAGCTACCACCGAGGAGATGATAGGCCCTAAGAAGAAACATCTTGACT ATTTACTTCACTGCACGAACGAACCGAATGTGTCGATACCGCAGCTGGCGAACCTCTTGATCGAACGATCGCAGAACACAAATTGGACGGTGGTTTTCAAGGCTCTAATCACGGTGCACCATATGCTCTGTTACGGCAACGAG AGGTTTACACAGTACCTGGCATCCAGCAACAGCACGTTTCAGCTCAGTAATTTTCTCGATAAGAGCGGCGTGCAAG CAGGAGCACGCACCG GCTATGATATGTCACCATTTATCAGGCGATACGCGAAGTACCTCAACGAGAAGGCCCTCTCCTATAGGACCGTGGCGTTCGACTTTTGTAAAATGAAAAGGGG GAAGGAGGTGGGCACGCTGCGCACAATGAACGCTGAGAAATTGTTGAAGACCCTGCCAGTGTTGCAATCGCAGCTAGACGCGTTATTGGAGTTTGATTGTACAGCAAACGATCTCACGAACGGAGTCATCAACATGGCTTTCATGCTTCTTTTTCGGGACTTGATCCGACTATTCGCCTGCTACAACGATGGCATTATTAATCTGTTAG AAAAGTATTTTGATATGAATAAAAAACAATGCCGGGAGGCTCTAGACTTGTACAAGAAATTTCTTATAAGAATGGATCGGGTCGGTGAATTTTTGAAAGTAGCCGAG AACGTCGGAATCGATAAAGGAGACATACCTGATCTAACAAAG GCCCCAAGTAGTTTACTGGACGCATTGGAACAGCATCTTGCCTCCCTGGAAGGGAAGAAGGGCTCTGCGGCCAATACGCCCACGCAATCCGCAAG CCCACACCCCGCCCCCTATCATTCTCCAAGCAGCAATAGAACGAATGTAAAGTCGGGAGTGTCCGCCCTGTCTTCCACCAGTACTGCGTTTGGAACAGCAGCCAGTAATAATCGTCTCGACCACACTGGAAATGGACACATCGACGAAGCGCTCAGGCAACAGGCCCTCGCCGAAGAAGAGGCCGCGATGAACCAGTACAAG GCGAAGGTACAATCTCCACCAGGTGGACCCAGCACAAACCCATTCCTCAGTTCACCTACGAACAATGCCGATCAGCCGATCGTGGATTTATTTGGCGCACCAACAACAGCAGCGAACAATGAAGCTCAG AAAGCATCGGACGATCTGCTTCAACTGGCAGGAAATCCGTTCGCGGATATGTTTGGTGCACCGCAGACTGCACCTGCCCAAGCCGCGCAGCCACAGAACAACATGTGGATGACTAATG GTTTCGCGGCAGTACCACCGGCAAATAATAACTTTGTTACAGATAATAGCTTCTCCTCCGTATTCGGTAATCAAGACTCTCAGTCTG CAGCCGGGCAGCAGCCTAACGCGGCGTCCACGGGCAAAGTCCTGACCGGAGATCTGGACAGCAGTCTAGCTAGCCTTGCCCAGAATTTGACTATCAACAAGAGCGCGCAGCAACAGGTCAA GGGAATGCAGTGGAATTCACCTAAGAATGCTGCGAAGACTGGTGGTCAAGTCGGATGGACACCTCAGCCTATGGCAGCGACCACAGGCGCTGGTTATCGTCCAATG GGTCAAGGAATGACGCAGCTTCCTCCAACTGCCCTGGCCTTCCCTAATCACAACGCAGCGTTG GGAATGCAAGTTGTCTCAACAATGGTCGCGCCCTGCAGGAGGCCAGCAATGCCAGTAATGCCTGGCAGTCCCGGTGGCATAATGGTTGCAGGAGGAGCCGCGCCAATGATGATGCCCAATGCGAATCCCATGATGGGTGCTAACCTTCAGCAGCAACCACAACTGCAACAGCAACAACCACAGACAGCTGCGCAACCACCGCAAAATAACGCGGTCCAACTCGATCCATTCGGTGGTCTGTGA
- the lap gene encoding phosphatidylinositol-binding clathrin assembly protein lap isoform X3, with protein sequence MAGQTINDRLLAARHSIAGQGLAKSVCKATTEEMIGPKKKHLDYLLHCTNEPNVSIPQLANLLIERSQNTNWTVVFKALITVHHMLCYGNERFTQYLASSNSTFQLSNFLDKSGVQGYDMSPFIRRYAKYLNEKALSYRTVAFDFCKMKRGKEVGTLRTMNAEKLLKTLPVLQSQLDALLEFDCTANDLTNGVINMAFMLLFRDLIRLFACYNDGIINLLEKYFDMNKKQCREALDLYKKFLIRMDRVGEFLKVAENVGIDKGDIPDLTKAPSSLLDALEQHLASLEGKKGSAANTPTQSASPHPAPYHSPSSNRTNVKSGVSALSSTSTAFGTAASNNRLDHTGNGHIDEALRQQALAEEEAAMNQYKAKVQSPPGGPSTNPFLSSPTNNADQPIVDLFGAPTTAANNEAQKASDDLLQLAGNPFADMFGAPQTAPAQAAQPQNNMWMTNGNGFAAVPPANNNFVTDNSFSSVFGNQDSQSAGAPGTSGSVPNPFMSDFPNIGGQSSQPNASAFGMFDQQQQAAGGADGSGVIGGDGHQLAQTGDLFGAGGQSDLFGGDSAVSMAADGSAGDPAGEAGSSVNLPMGKSTATPPSRPPPPATGNDAPRPSAPAGQGATTGKPGLHSQGPNAPGKSAFDDLNDSIRMALGGSPSRSAPSVAQQIPTAQQAQQPLQQGFGMFDMAANIPATGQPVMPGGPMIGYGISSQAPAGYGSPAKQPISGFDGMGSVLMPAAVAGDNHISAAGQQPNAASTGKVLTGDLDSSLASLAQNLTINKSAQQQVKGMQWNSPKNAAKTGGQVGWTPQPMAATTGAGYRPMGQGMTQLPPTALAFPNHNAALGMQVVSTMVAPCRRPAMPVMPGSPGGIMVAGGAAPMMMPNANPMMGANLQQQPQLQQQQPQTAAQPPQNNAVQLDPFGGL encoded by the exons ATGGCGGGACAGACGATAAACGACAGGCTGCTGGCAGCGAGACACAGCATCGCCGGGCAGGGCCTAGCGAAATCCGTCTGCAAAGCTACCACCGAGGAGATGATAGGCCCTAAGAAGAAACATCTTGACT ATTTACTTCACTGCACGAACGAACCGAATGTGTCGATACCGCAGCTGGCGAACCTCTTGATCGAACGATCGCAGAACACAAATTGGACGGTGGTTTTCAAGGCTCTAATCACGGTGCACCATATGCTCTGTTACGGCAACGAG AGGTTTACACAGTACCTGGCATCCAGCAACAGCACGTTTCAGCTCAGTAATTTTCTCGATAAGAGCGGCGTGCAAG GCTATGATATGTCACCATTTATCAGGCGATACGCGAAGTACCTCAACGAGAAGGCCCTCTCCTATAGGACCGTGGCGTTCGACTTTTGTAAAATGAAAAGGGG GAAGGAGGTGGGCACGCTGCGCACAATGAACGCTGAGAAATTGTTGAAGACCCTGCCAGTGTTGCAATCGCAGCTAGACGCGTTATTGGAGTTTGATTGTACAGCAAACGATCTCACGAACGGAGTCATCAACATGGCTTTCATGCTTCTTTTTCGGGACTTGATCCGACTATTCGCCTGCTACAACGATGGCATTATTAATCTGTTAG AAAAGTATTTTGATATGAATAAAAAACAATGCCGGGAGGCTCTAGACTTGTACAAGAAATTTCTTATAAGAATGGATCGGGTCGGTGAATTTTTGAAAGTAGCCGAG AACGTCGGAATCGATAAAGGAGACATACCTGATCTAACAAAG GCCCCAAGTAGTTTACTGGACGCATTGGAACAGCATCTTGCCTCCCTGGAAGGGAAGAAGGGCTCTGCGGCCAATACGCCCACGCAATCCGCAAG CCCACACCCCGCCCCCTATCATTCTCCAAGCAGCAATAGAACGAATGTAAAGTCGGGAGTGTCCGCCCTGTCTTCCACCAGTACTGCGTTTGGAACAGCAGCCAGTAATAATCGTCTCGACCACACTGGAAATGGACACATCGACGAAGCGCTCAGGCAACAGGCCCTCGCCGAAGAAGAGGCCGCGATGAACCAGTACAAG GCGAAGGTACAATCTCCACCAGGTGGACCCAGCACAAACCCATTCCTCAGTTCACCTACGAACAATGCCGATCAGCCGATCGTGGATTTATTTGGCGCACCAACAACAGCAGCGAACAATGAAGCTCAG AAAGCATCGGACGATCTGCTTCAACTGGCAGGAAATCCGTTCGCGGATATGTTTGGTGCACCGCAGACTGCACCTGCCCAAGCCGCGCAGCCACAGAACAACATGTGGATGACTAATGGTAACG GTTTCGCGGCAGTACCACCGGCAAATAATAACTTTGTTACAGATAATAGCTTCTCCTCCGTATTCGGTAATCAAGACTCTCAGTCTG CTGGTGCTCCAGGAACGTCCGGATCCGTACCGAACCCATTCATGTCCGACTTTCCCAATATCGGTGGGCAATCGTCGCAGCCGAACGCTTCCGCTTTTGGTATGTTCGATCAGCAGCAACAGGCTGCTGGTGGAGCAGATGGAAGCGGGGTGATCGGCGGCGACGGTCACCAATTGGCGCAGACCGGAGACCTGTTCGGTGCCGGCGGCCAATCGGACCTCTTTGGAGGCGACTCAGCGGTGTCCATGGCCGCGGATGGGTCCGCCGGAGATCCTGCCGGCGAGGCAGGATCCTCGGTGAACCTTCCCATGGGCAAGTCTACCGCCACGCCGCCTTCCAGACCGCCGCCCCCTGCAACCGGCAACGACGCTCCTAGACCCTCCGCGCCGGCGGGCCAAGGAGCGACGACCGGTAAACCCGGGTTACATAGTCAAGGTCCCAACGCGCCTGGCAAGAGCGCTTTCGACGATTTAAACGATAGCATTCGCATGGCACTGGGCGGGTCCCCGTCGCGATCGGCACCCTCTGTCGCCCAACAAATTCCAACCGCGCAACAAGCACAGCAACCTCTGCAACAGGGTTTCGGCATGTTCGATATGGCCGCTAATATACCAGCCACCGGGCAGCCTGTTATGCCTGGTGGACCGATGATCGGCTACGGTATCTCTAGCCAAGCCCCGGCTGGATACGGTTCCCCGGCAAAACAGCCGATCTCAG GTTTTGACGGTATGGGCTCGGTCCTGATGCCAGCCGCTGTAGCTGGAGATAATCATATTTCAGCAGCCGGGCAGCAGCCTAACGCGGCGTCCACGGGCAAAGTCCTGACCGGAGATCTGGACAGCAGTCTAGCTAGCCTTGCCCAGAATTTGACTATCAACAAGAGCGCGCAGCAACAGGTCAA GGGAATGCAGTGGAATTCACCTAAGAATGCTGCGAAGACTGGTGGTCAAGTCGGATGGACACCTCAGCCTATGGCAGCGACCACAGGCGCTGGTTATCGTCCAATG GGTCAAGGAATGACGCAGCTTCCTCCAACTGCCCTGGCCTTCCCTAATCACAACGCAGCGTTG GGAATGCAAGTTGTCTCAACAATGGTCGCGCCCTGCAGGAGGCCAGCAATGCCAGTAATGCCTGGCAGTCCCGGTGGCATAATGGTTGCAGGAGGAGCCGCGCCAATGATGATGCCCAATGCGAATCCCATGATGGGTGCTAACCTTCAGCAGCAACCACAACTGCAACAGCAACAACCACAGACAGCTGCGCAACCACCGCAAAATAACGCGGTCCAACTCGATCCATTCGGTGGTCTGTGA